From Echinicola jeungdonensis, the proteins below share one genomic window:
- the glgP gene encoding alpha-glucan family phosphorylase, whose product MTNPSIIQPDYLFEVSWEVCNKVGGIYAVLATKAPIIERNFHERLMMIGPDVWKGTGDHPEFIEDKTLFKVWRQYVDQEGLKIKIGRWNIQGNPIAILVDFTPFFFEKNEIFKHFWIKYQLDSLNGQWDYIEPAMFGYAAGKVIESFYRCHINSTDRVVAQFHEWMTGTGLLYLEEKVPQVATVFTTHATVTGRVIAGKGLPFYQHLGQYNPEQIARESNVLSKHSLEKITAQNADCFTTVSEMTARECEKMLGKYPDLITPNGFDNSMVPVPPHLDNQRELARKRIIHVAEGLFNQKFPLDSLLIIKSGRNEFKNKGIDVFIDTLAEIRNHRAPAKKVIALIFVPGHHTGPRKELVDRISQPNFEHPKPTELLTHHLQGVETDPIMQRIKKMELNQSLDENLKVIFVPTYLDGNDGIFNMPYYDLLMGFDLAVFPSFYEPWGYTPLESLAFYIPALTTDVSGFGTALLQLKEKAQRGVYVIERNEGNDQEVVKKIADIIEDFSKKSVAEIMEIREDARRISQFFLWEKQIKYYEQAFNLALEISSERDSLYRDKPQAVPLEPVEIMESKPVWREVTVKSALPFALRGLQRLSTNLWWSWNEPAKALFEEASQETWIKCHQNPLAFLQSLHYSVIEKLANNAAYTQKLEEVMREFEKYMNAPLIDKGLVAYFSMEYGIHNTLKLYSGGLGILAGDFLKEASDSGLPMVGLGLMYKNGYFKQRLSIYGEQLMEPAGMDFSTLPIQQVTNKENQVLKIALPFPGRTVNAQVWKLEIGRVQLFLLDSFLEENQQEDKWITTQLYGGIQENRLRQELLLGLGGIQVLEALDIHPEVYHCNEGHAAFVGIARLQSLILNDNLSFEEAVEVVRTSSLFTTHTSVPAAIDKFSEELLRPYISHFSQQFNIPWETLMNLGRAKENLLEESFSMTNLAMKLSQEVNAVSRIHQKVSCQLFQDLWKDYLPEELHIGYVTNGVHYDTWTAPAWKVLYEKYFEEGFHKNAKYWEKIYDVPDQEIWNTNVQLKRELLTSIKERLTETMRQRHESPRKIREAISQIREDALVIGFARRFVTYKRPELILTDLNRLQRILNKESNPVLLFFAGKAHPQDKVSIELIKRVHETSLGGGLRNKIFFLEDYDMNLAKLMVQGVDLWMNTPNRQKEASGTSGMKALLNGTLNFSVLDGWWAEAYDEKMGWALDLEAEYERQDFQNELDSDKIYKTLENEIIPLFFKRNSEDLPVTWIQLIKAAISVAPHFTMHRTLMDYQHNFYNKLLEKGQRMRADGFAAAKELALWKKKVWRNWNDLDVLRISPEIISDWSKEVDIKLTLNMGDFTINDIGVEMIILRKKHIDSEDGHRTFELCAHEIGKEKVVFEGQIPALQPGNYEYSFRIYPKNPLLTHRQDFPLVRWV is encoded by the coding sequence ATGACCAATCCATCTATCATCCAACCTGATTATCTTTTTGAAGTAAGCTGGGAGGTATGTAACAAAGTAGGGGGCATCTATGCGGTATTAGCCACCAAAGCTCCTATAATCGAACGAAATTTTCATGAGAGGCTAATGATGATCGGGCCAGATGTTTGGAAAGGAACAGGGGATCATCCTGAATTTATTGAAGACAAAACCTTGTTTAAGGTATGGAGGCAATATGTAGACCAGGAAGGCCTGAAGATAAAAATTGGGCGTTGGAATATCCAGGGGAACCCCATTGCCATATTGGTGGATTTCACTCCTTTCTTTTTTGAAAAAAATGAAATTTTTAAACATTTCTGGATAAAATATCAACTCGATTCCCTTAATGGACAGTGGGACTATATCGAACCGGCAATGTTTGGTTATGCAGCGGGGAAGGTCATTGAATCATTTTATCGTTGCCATATCAATTCCACAGACAGGGTAGTGGCCCAGTTTCATGAATGGATGACCGGAACGGGCTTACTTTATTTGGAGGAAAAGGTACCTCAGGTGGCCACTGTTTTTACTACCCATGCAACAGTGACCGGAAGGGTTATTGCAGGAAAAGGGTTGCCATTTTATCAGCATTTGGGGCAATATAATCCTGAACAAATAGCCAGGGAATCCAATGTGCTTTCCAAACATTCCTTAGAAAAAATAACAGCTCAAAATGCAGATTGCTTTACTACAGTAAGTGAAATGACCGCCAGGGAATGTGAAAAAATGCTGGGGAAATACCCGGATTTGATCACTCCCAATGGTTTCGATAATTCCATGGTTCCGGTACCTCCCCATTTGGATAACCAAAGGGAGCTGGCCAGAAAAAGAATAATTCATGTGGCAGAAGGATTATTTAATCAAAAATTTCCATTGGACAGTCTTTTGATCATCAAGAGTGGGCGAAATGAATTTAAAAATAAAGGAATTGATGTATTTATTGACACATTGGCTGAAATCAGGAACCATCGTGCGCCAGCAAAAAAAGTGATTGCTTTGATTTTTGTGCCCGGTCACCATACCGGCCCCAGAAAAGAATTGGTGGACCGGATCAGCCAACCAAATTTTGAACATCCTAAACCAACTGAATTACTCACCCACCACCTCCAGGGAGTGGAGACAGATCCCATTATGCAACGGATCAAAAAGATGGAGCTTAACCAATCCCTTGATGAAAATCTAAAGGTAATTTTTGTTCCCACCTATCTGGATGGTAATGATGGGATATTTAATATGCCTTACTACGATTTACTAATGGGCTTTGATTTGGCAGTTTTTCCCTCTTTTTATGAACCTTGGGGGTATACCCCTTTGGAAAGTTTGGCATTTTATATTCCAGCGTTGACAACGGACGTTTCCGGTTTTGGGACTGCCTTGCTGCAATTGAAGGAAAAAGCACAAAGGGGAGTTTATGTGATTGAAAGAAATGAAGGAAACGATCAGGAGGTTGTCAAAAAAATAGCAGATATCATCGAGGATTTTTCAAAAAAATCTGTTGCTGAAATCATGGAAATCCGGGAGGATGCACGCCGGATAAGCCAGTTTTTTTTATGGGAAAAGCAGATAAAATATTATGAACAGGCTTTTAATCTTGCATTGGAAATAAGCAGTGAAAGAGATAGCTTATATAGGGACAAACCACAAGCTGTTCCTTTGGAGCCAGTAGAGATCATGGAGTCCAAACCGGTATGGCGGGAGGTTACAGTGAAATCAGCCTTGCCCTTTGCCTTAAGAGGTCTTCAAAGATTGAGCACCAACCTGTGGTGGTCCTGGAATGAACCTGCTAAAGCACTTTTTGAGGAGGCCAGTCAGGAGACTTGGATAAAATGCCACCAAAACCCTTTGGCATTTCTTCAGTCGCTGCATTATTCGGTGATCGAAAAATTGGCCAATAATGCTGCCTACACCCAAAAATTGGAGGAGGTGATGAGGGAATTTGAAAAATATATGAATGCCCCACTAATTGACAAAGGCCTAGTGGCCTATTTCAGTATGGAATATGGTATTCATAACACCTTAAAACTTTATTCTGGAGGTTTGGGGATATTGGCAGGGGATTTTTTGAAAGAAGCAAGCGATAGTGGACTCCCCATGGTGGGATTGGGATTAATGTACAAAAACGGATATTTCAAACAGCGGCTTTCCATATACGGAGAACAATTAATGGAACCTGCAGGGATGGACTTTTCGACCCTTCCCATTCAACAGGTTACCAATAAAGAAAATCAAGTGCTAAAAATAGCCCTGCCATTTCCCGGAAGGACCGTTAATGCCCAGGTATGGAAACTGGAAATTGGAAGGGTCCAACTTTTCTTGTTGGACAGTTTTTTGGAAGAAAACCAGCAGGAAGACAAATGGATTACCACCCAGCTTTATGGGGGAATTCAAGAAAATCGACTTCGTCAGGAATTATTACTTGGATTGGGCGGGATTCAGGTCCTGGAAGCTTTGGATATTCACCCAGAGGTGTACCATTGTAATGAAGGGCATGCAGCTTTTGTGGGAATAGCACGACTTCAAAGTTTGATCCTAAATGATAACCTTTCATTTGAAGAGGCGGTGGAAGTGGTTCGGACTTCGAGTTTATTTACCACTCATACCTCAGTTCCTGCAGCTATAGATAAATTCAGTGAGGAGCTTTTAAGGCCCTATATTTCCCACTTTTCTCAGCAATTTAACATCCCATGGGAAACATTAATGAATCTGGGAAGGGCTAAAGAAAACCTGTTAGAGGAAAGTTTTTCAATGACCAATTTAGCGATGAAGTTGAGCCAGGAGGTCAATGCCGTAAGCAGGATACATCAAAAGGTAAGTTGTCAATTATTCCAGGATTTGTGGAAAGATTATTTGCCAGAAGAATTGCACATAGGTTATGTGACCAATGGGGTTCATTATGATACCTGGACTGCTCCTGCCTGGAAAGTTTTGTATGAAAAATATTTTGAAGAGGGGTTTCATAAAAATGCAAAATATTGGGAAAAGATTTACGATGTGCCGGATCAGGAAATTTGGAATACCAATGTCCAATTGAAAAGGGAATTGTTGACGTCCATAAAAGAAAGGCTGACAGAAACCATGCGGCAAAGGCATGAAAGCCCCAGGAAAATCAGGGAGGCAATTTCTCAAATTAGGGAGGATGCATTGGTAATTGGTTTTGCCAGGAGGTTTGTAACCTATAAAAGACCCGAATTAATATTGACTGACCTAAATCGGCTCCAAAGGATATTAAATAAAGAGAGCAATCCCGTTTTACTGTTTTTTGCAGGAAAAGCGCATCCTCAGGACAAAGTCAGCATTGAGTTGATCAAAAGAGTGCATGAAACATCCCTGGGGGGTGGGCTTCGGAATAAAATATTCTTTCTGGAGGATTATGATATGAACCTGGCCAAATTGATGGTTCAAGGAGTAGATCTTTGGATGAATACTCCCAACCGGCAAAAAGAAGCCTCAGGAACCAGCGGAATGAAAGCGCTTTTAAATGGAACTTTGAATTTTAGTGTGCTTGACGGATGGTGGGCCGAAGCTTATGATGAAAAAATGGGATGGGCTTTGGATTTAGAAGCAGAATATGAACGGCAAGATTTCCAAAATGAGCTTGATTCGGATAAAATCTATAAGACGCTGGAAAATGAAATTATTCCCCTGTTTTTTAAAAGGAATTCCGAAGACCTTCCGGTGACCTGGATCCAATTGATCAAAGCTGCCATTTCTGTTGCCCCTCATTTTACCATGCATCGCACCTTAATGGATTACCAGCATAATTTCTACAACAAATTGTTGGAAAAAGGACAGCGTATGCGAGCCGATGGTTTTGCTGCTGCTAAGGAACTTGCATTATGGAAAAAAAAGGTTTGGAGGAATTGGAATGATCTGGATGTTTTAAGGATCAGCCCCGAAATTATTTCTGATTGGAGTAAGGAAGTGGATATCAAATTGACATTAAATATGGGGGATTTTACAATTAATGATATTGGGGTGGAAATGATCATTCTTCGAAAAAAACATATTGATTCGGAAGACGGTCACCGTACTTTTGAATTGTGTGCCCACGAAATAGGGAAGGAAAAAGTGGTGTTTGAAGGACAAATCCCAGCATTGCAGCCAGGTAATTATGAATACAGTTTCCGGATTTACCCCAAAAATCCATTATTGACTCATAGACAAGACTTCCCTTTGGTGAGGTGGGTTTAA
- a CDS encoding outer membrane beta-barrel protein: MFSFSQDSLQEKSDITKIPVQQSQSQFLDSIDNSANKYSDSEKEENYGKDNFSRMEEDPSVPEIKPGSKLKSEGLDINVKNSGGEKGSQFHPGLNSSYQKKDGLPISNLSFGLKQKPEEWENPHFDFKLEEISSMDLVGEMGTPNGSTKSQKIEFSNWYYGLGISWSTSWINDPRFRRAKEEGTLTQVSEKGAFSGQVHGGYRFNNFWSIYGGVDFLGTSQQQFGEYINGDYVKGGTNINYWGCFISLRRKYNPKSIADWGIEKAFFIGPYVSKIESVEQELLTYLEGARTREQQTQMYKPFEWGGVLGYEMIYPLNEKYQLGFQLSYRVGFNNIYQGNEQIPSYLRRTTTSEFLINMFIRKK, from the coding sequence TTGTTTTCATTTTCCCAAGATTCCCTTCAGGAAAAATCCGATATAACTAAAATTCCTGTTCAACAAAGCCAGTCTCAATTTTTAGACAGCATTGATAATAGTGCCAATAAATATTCCGATAGTGAAAAAGAGGAAAATTATGGCAAGGACAATTTTTCAAGAATGGAAGAGGACCCTTCTGTACCTGAAATCAAGCCAGGATCCAAGCTGAAAAGTGAGGGACTTGATATCAATGTGAAAAATTCCGGTGGAGAAAAAGGTAGCCAATTTCATCCCGGATTGAATAGTAGCTACCAAAAAAAAGATGGTCTTCCTATTTCAAATTTATCTTTCGGGTTAAAGCAAAAACCTGAAGAGTGGGAAAATCCTCATTTTGACTTCAAGTTAGAGGAAATTTCTAGCATGGATCTAGTAGGTGAGATGGGAACCCCCAATGGTTCTACGAAAAGCCAAAAGATTGAATTTTCAAATTGGTATTATGGGTTGGGAATTTCCTGGAGTACTTCCTGGATCAATGATCCAAGATTTAGAAGGGCAAAAGAAGAAGGTACCCTTACCCAGGTAAGTGAAAAAGGTGCCTTTTCTGGGCAGGTCCATGGTGGATATAGGTTCAATAATTTTTGGAGTATTTATGGTGGGGTAGATTTTCTGGGAACCTCCCAACAACAATTTGGAGAATATATTAATGGGGATTATGTGAAGGGGGGGACCAATATCAATTATTGGGGATGTTTTATCTCCTTAAGAAGAAAATATAATCCAAAATCCATTGCTGACTGGGGAATTGAAAAGGCTTTCTTTATCGGACCTTATGTCTCTAAGATTGAATCCGTGGAACAGGAATTGCTTACCTATTTGGAAGGAGCTAGAACCCGGGAACAACAAACCCAAATGTATAAACCATTTGAATGGGGTGGGGTTTTGGGATATGAAATGATTTACCCTTTAAATGAAAAATACCAATTGGGGTTCCAGCTCAGTTATCGGGTTGGGTTCAATAATATTTACCAGGGGAATGAGCAGATACCGTCCTATTTGAGAAGGACCACCACATCAGAATTTTTGATAAATATGTTTATCAGGAAAAAATAA
- a CDS encoding RNA polymerase sigma factor yields the protein MRNSSNNLEKEAKITDKELVKGCIKGNRKLQEQLYRTYASKMYSICLSYANRREEGMDILQEGFVKVFRQIKTFKFQGSLEGWIRRIIVRTAIDHFRKYKEERDLSASEFLEVEDGRSLSALENMALEDLMGYLQKLPEGARVVFNLYAIEGYNHREIAELINISEGTSKSQYSRAKGLLQSWIMEEQTEEL from the coding sequence GTGCGAAATTCAAGTAATAATTTGGAAAAAGAGGCAAAAATAACTGATAAGGAACTTGTCAAAGGCTGTATAAAGGGAAACCGAAAGTTACAGGAACAGCTTTATCGTACCTACGCATCAAAAATGTACAGCATCTGCCTTAGTTATGCCAACAGGAGGGAAGAGGGGATGGATATTCTTCAGGAAGGCTTCGTTAAAGTTTTTAGGCAAATTAAAACTTTTAAATTTCAGGGTTCACTGGAGGGATGGATTAGAAGGATCATTGTCCGAACTGCCATTGACCATTTTAGGAAATACAAAGAGGAAAGGGACCTGTCTGCTTCTGAATTCCTGGAGGTGGAGGATGGTCGATCACTTTCTGCATTGGAAAATATGGCCTTAGAGGATTTAATGGGCTATTTGCAAAAATTGCCGGAAGGGGCGCGGGTGGTATTTAACCTTTATGCCATTGAGGGATATAATCATAGAGAGATTGCCGAATTGATCAATATTTCAGAGGGAACTTCCAAATCACAATATAGCAGGGCTAAGGGGTTGTTACAATCCTGGATAATGGAGGAGCAAACGGAGGAGTTATGA
- a CDS encoding TonB-dependent receptor: MKHSLLCICLLFQITLSFAQKGKLEGIVKNQNGKPIEFINVLIKDSSKGTLTDEKGKFSFDQAPEGHQIIQFNSFAYENSNRPVQIEPGKTTKIEVVLKEGELELQTVEILGRVETSYKNSTSFIGTKSSTPINKVPQSIGYVTKELALDQGAFRVNDIVKNISGVNQFTFYNDITIRGHRVKGQDISGNLVNGMRAFTSFWKQQLIPHIERVEVIKGPASALFGNASAGGTINRVTKKPLTESRQSISSTVGSFNTFRLLGDFTGPMTEDQSLLYRLNLGYENSDNFRDLQYDKNFVVAPSFSFLPSDKTRLNLDIVYQNSDGRLDRGQAVFGNGDLYSVPITKALNAANDYLKEESINATISLRHQLTEGLSFNSSFMRSNYDEDLLEHRSNNTFAALGDGSLDPQKVGIRVGIRKRSWSNNNFNNYFNYDFTTGAIEHQMLLGYDYYQQVLHPGGSQLRARGYLTADGEGSINSYNPENKSEYLLDENGNPVPVVAHFDLTDPFANKMRDMSKYIYTTRVFAQSKLNSHGIYIQEQASIGPLKVLLGLRQEYFQDVLNYKSDNEEIITQNSLIPRVGLVYALFPNINLYGTYVQGLQPQSATVINNPDAGGPFDPMVSELKEVGAKTDWFDGRMSGTLALYHLTEKGALYNANEPGNPDLLIQNGEEVSKGVEIDLAGKISENWSLTASYSFNEAVITQSDDENLIGRQKPNAPKHSGNIWSKYIIHNGYFKGLGFGLGIHFVTERFGSLGPSDQPPIFPGYGIVDAAIYYKMNKFQIQMNVNNLLDKTHWVGGYDYLRAFPGAPRNIMTTVSYTF, from the coding sequence ATGAAACACAGTTTACTTTGTATCTGCTTATTATTTCAAATTACGCTATCCTTTGCCCAGAAAGGAAAACTGGAAGGCATTGTAAAAAATCAAAATGGAAAACCTATTGAATTTATAAATGTCTTAATAAAGGACAGTTCAAAAGGGACCCTAACGGATGAAAAAGGAAAATTTTCCTTTGACCAGGCCCCAGAAGGTCATCAGATCATTCAATTTAACTCATTTGCATATGAAAATTCGAACCGACCTGTTCAAATTGAACCTGGGAAAACAACCAAAATAGAAGTAGTCCTGAAAGAGGGAGAGTTAGAACTTCAAACAGTTGAAATTCTTGGCCGGGTGGAAACCTCTTATAAAAATTCCACCTCATTTATCGGCACCAAATCTTCCACTCCTATCAATAAGGTACCCCAATCCATCGGTTATGTGACCAAGGAGTTGGCATTAGACCAAGGGGCTTTCCGGGTAAATGATATTGTTAAAAACATCAGTGGTGTTAACCAGTTTACATTTTACAATGATATTACCATTAGGGGACACCGGGTAAAGGGTCAGGATATTTCCGGGAACCTGGTCAATGGAATGCGTGCCTTTACCAGTTTCTGGAAACAGCAGCTTATTCCCCACATAGAAAGAGTAGAAGTGATCAAAGGACCTGCATCAGCTCTTTTTGGAAATGCATCGGCAGGTGGAACTATTAACCGGGTAACCAAAAAGCCTCTTACCGAATCCAGGCAGTCCATTAGCTCTACAGTGGGCAGCTTCAATACTTTCCGCTTATTGGGAGATTTTACCGGTCCAATGACTGAAGACCAAAGTTTACTTTACCGGCTTAATTTGGGATATGAAAATTCCGATAATTTCAGGGATTTACAATATGACAAAAACTTTGTGGTAGCTCCCTCCTTTTCATTTTTACCATCCGACAAAACCAGGCTAAATCTGGATATTGTGTATCAAAATTCCGATGGTAGACTGGACCGCGGCCAGGCCGTTTTTGGAAATGGAGACCTTTACTCTGTTCCAATCACCAAAGCCCTTAATGCTGCCAATGACTATCTAAAGGAAGAAAGCATCAATGCAACCATAAGTCTTCGTCACCAGCTTACGGAAGGTTTAAGCTTTAACTCCTCCTTTATGCGCTCCAATTATGATGAAGACCTTTTGGAGCACCGTTCAAACAATACCTTTGCCGCACTAGGTGATGGGAGCCTGGATCCCCAAAAAGTAGGTATCCGAGTCGGCATTCGGAAAAGAAGTTGGAGTAATAACAATTTCAACAACTATTTCAACTATGATTTCACTACAGGAGCTATTGAGCACCAAATGCTTTTGGGATATGATTACTACCAGCAGGTATTACACCCAGGCGGCTCCCAATTAAGGGCAAGAGGATATTTAACTGCAGACGGGGAAGGAAGCATCAATTCATATAACCCAGAAAACAAATCAGAATATTTGTTAGATGAAAATGGCAACCCTGTTCCGGTAGTGGCCCACTTTGACCTAACGGATCCTTTTGCCAACAAAATGAGGGATATGAGCAAGTACATTTATACAACCCGAGTATTTGCCCAATCAAAGTTAAACTCCCATGGAATATATATTCAGGAGCAAGCCTCAATTGGTCCATTGAAAGTACTTTTAGGCCTTAGACAGGAATATTTTCAGGATGTCCTGAATTATAAAAGTGATAATGAAGAGATTATAACCCAAAATTCGCTTATTCCAAGGGTTGGATTGGTGTACGCTTTGTTCCCAAATATCAACTTGTACGGCACCTATGTACAAGGCTTACAACCACAAAGTGCTACTGTAATCAACAACCCTGACGCAGGTGGACCTTTTGATCCAATGGTCAGCGAATTAAAAGAAGTTGGTGCTAAAACGGATTGGTTTGATGGTAGAATGAGCGGAACTTTGGCCTTATATCATCTTACAGAAAAAGGAGCGCTATATAATGCCAATGAACCCGGAAATCCTGACCTTTTGATTCAAAACGGGGAAGAAGTTTCCAAAGGGGTAGAAATAGATCTTGCAGGTAAGATATCCGAAAATTGGAGTTTAACGGCAAGTTATTCCTTTAATGAAGCTGTCATCACCCAAAGTGATGATGAAAATTTAATTGGCCGTCAAAAACCAAATGCACCTAAACATTCCGGTAATATTTGGTCCAAATACATCATACACAATGGATATTTTAAAGGTTTGGGCTTTGGCCTTGGAATCCATTTCGTAACAGAGAGGTTTGGATCCCTGGGCCCATCCGATCAGCCGCCTATTTTTCCAGGTTATGGAATTGTGGATGCTGCCATTTATTACAAAATGAACAAATTCCAAATTCAAATGAATGTCAATAATCTTTTGGACAAAACCCACTGGGTGGGAGGATATGATTATTTACGTGCCTTCCCGGGGGCTCCCAGAAATATTATGACTACTGTTTCCTATACCTTCTAA
- a CDS encoding PepSY-associated TM helix domain-containing protein: MNQKLIWKIHQCMGLFAGVIIAFLGITGAVALFRPEIDQLLNPHLTQVNKPTGPKTSLNEAVHRVLSNHPDKKLFEVGLPKAHQDTWNIRLRPKENNSLNPMIWEVFVHPYTGEILGERNYFKTFSYFLRNLHVRFYEAEFGRQIVGLAGIALLISTITGFLIYGKFMKRQSFGEVRKKKIRTLQADLHKAIGISSLLFNLIIAITGAWLGLQPYLMDIFQMERPNQFTRQEKVFSPKKDKNFPLDYEAVLRTTKSNFPQMIPWFIRPSTNGEGVVQILGDVPGQAYERRSNKLVLDKKNRNTLHHYRVNKQGFGDQLFYVQEALHFGDFGGIPVKLLYCILAIASGFLSLSGFIIYLERTKKARQKSGSIDPLKKIITKWSLGIIAFCVVIGFLSIRYGIRIPSILVSTTFYGVLLFLLLKSFLQRIKKHQNRTPKTYTQL; encoded by the coding sequence ATGAATCAAAAATTAATTTGGAAAATACATCAGTGTATGGGCCTTTTTGCCGGGGTCATCATTGCCTTTTTGGGTATTACCGGTGCTGTTGCCCTGTTCAGGCCTGAAATTGATCAGTTGCTAAATCCCCACCTAACCCAAGTGAATAAGCCCACAGGGCCTAAAACTTCTTTAAATGAAGCAGTTCACAGGGTCCTATCCAATCATCCAGATAAAAAGCTATTTGAAGTTGGATTGCCCAAAGCCCATCAGGACACCTGGAATATCCGTTTACGGCCAAAGGAGAACAATTCTTTGAACCCCATGATATGGGAAGTTTTTGTCCATCCTTATACTGGTGAGATTCTCGGCGAAAGAAATTATTTCAAGACATTTAGTTACTTTTTGAGAAACCTCCATGTTCGTTTTTATGAAGCTGAATTTGGACGTCAAATAGTGGGATTGGCAGGAATAGCACTGTTGATTTCTACCATAACCGGATTTTTGATTTACGGGAAATTTATGAAACGGCAATCATTTGGGGAGGTTCGAAAAAAGAAAATAAGAACCCTACAAGCCGATCTTCACAAAGCTATTGGTATAAGCTCCCTTTTATTTAACCTCATCATTGCCATTACAGGGGCTTGGCTGGGACTTCAACCTTACCTGATGGATATATTTCAAATGGAACGCCCCAATCAATTTACCCGACAGGAGAAGGTATTTTCCCCAAAAAAAGACAAGAATTTCCCCTTAGATTATGAAGCTGTACTAAGGACTACCAAGAGTAATTTCCCACAAATGATACCATGGTTTATCAGACCATCCACCAATGGAGAAGGGGTGGTACAAATACTGGGTGATGTACCAGGGCAGGCTTATGAAAGGAGGTCCAATAAACTGGTTCTGGACAAAAAAAACAGGAATACCTTACACCATTACAGGGTTAATAAACAAGGATTTGGGGATCAATTATTTTATGTTCAGGAAGCCCTTCATTTTGGGGACTTTGGAGGAATACCCGTCAAACTTCTTTATTGCATCCTGGCAATCGCCTCTGGTTTCCTTTCCCTAAGTGGGTTTATCATTTATTTGGAAAGGACAAAAAAAGCCAGACAAAAGTCAGGGAGCATAGATCCATTAAAGAAAATTATTACAAAATGGAGTTTGGGCATTATCGCTTTTTGCGTAGTTATTGGATTTTTAAGCATCCGGTATGGTATTCGAATCCCTTCAATATTGGTCAGCACTACCTTTTATGGAGTTTTGTTATTTCTCCTTCTAAAATCCTTTTTACAAAGAATAAAAAAACATCAAAATCGCACCCCAAAAACCTACACCCAACTATGA